A window of the Canis lupus baileyi chromosome 8, mCanLup2.hap1, whole genome shotgun sequence genome harbors these coding sequences:
- the BCL10 gene encoding B-cell lymphoma/leukemia 10, translating into MEPAAPSLTEEDLTEVKKDALENLRVYLCEKIIAERHFDHLRAKKILSREDTEEISCRTSSRKRAGKLLDYLQENPKGLDTLVESIRREKTQNFLIQKITDEVLKLRNIKLEHLKGLKCSSCEPFPDGATNNFSRSNSDESNFSEKLRASTVIYHPEGESSTAPFFSTESSLNLPVLEVGRTENPTFSSTTLPRPGDPGAPPLPPELQLEDGGTCGNSSEMFLPLRSRAVSHQ; encoded by the exons GCTTTAGAAAATCTGCGTGTATACCTGTgtgaaaaaatcatagctgagagaCATTTTGATCACTTACGTGCAAAAAAAATACTCAGtagagaagacactgaagaaattTCTTGCCGAACATCAAGCAGGAAAAGGGCCGGAAAATTGTTAGACTATTTACAAGAAAACCCCAAAGGACTAGATACACTGGTTGAATCTATTCGGCGAGAAAAAACACAGAACTTCCTGATTCAGAAGATTACAGATGAAGTGCTGAAACTTAGAAATATAAAACTAGAACATCTGAAAG GACTGAAATGTAGCAGCTGTGAACCTTTTCCAGATGGAGCCACAAACAACTTCTCTAGATCAAATTCAGATGAAAGTAATTTCTCTGAAAAACTGAGAGCATCCACTGTCATATACCATCCAGAAGGAGAATCCAGCACAGCCCCTTTTTTTTCTACTGAGTCTTCACTGAATTTGCCTGTCCTAGAAGTTGGCAGAACTGAAAATCCCACCTTCTCTTCAACTACACTTCCCaggcctggggaccctggggctcCTCCTTTGCCACCAGAGCTGCAGTTAGAAGATGGAGGAACTTGTGGAAACTCTAGTGAGATGTTTCTTCCCTTGAGGTCACGTGCTGTTTCGCATCAATGA